A stretch of Triticum aestivum cultivar Chinese Spring chromosome 1D, IWGSC CS RefSeq v2.1, whole genome shotgun sequence DNA encodes these proteins:
- the LOC543384 gene encoding gamma-gliadin precursor: MKTLLILTILAMAITIGTANIQVDPSGQVQWLQQQLVPQLQQPLSQQPQQTFPQPQQTFPHQPQQQVPQPQQPQQPFLQPQQPFPQQPQQPFPQTQQPQQPFPQQPQQPFPQTQQPQQPFPQQPQQPFPQTQQPQQPFPQLQQPQQPFPQPQQQLPQPQQPQQSFPQQQRSFIQPSLQQQLNPCKNILLQQCKPASLVSSLWSIIWPQSDCQVMRQQCCQQLAQIPQQLQCAAIHSVVHSIIMQQQQQQQQQQGMHIFLPLSQQQQVGQGSLVQGQGIIQPQQPAQLEAIRSLVLQTLPSMCNVYVPPECSIMRAPFASIVAGIGGQ, from the coding sequence ATGAAGACCTTACTCATCCTGACAATCCTTGCGATGGCAATAACCATCGGCACCGCCAATATCCAGGTCGACCCTAGCGGCCAAGTACAATGGCTACAACAACAACTAGTCCCCCAGCTCCAACAGCCATTATCCCAGCAACCACAACAAACATTTCCCCAACCTCAACAAACATTCCCCCATCAACCACAACAACAAGTTCCCCAGCCTCAGCAACCACAACAACCATTTCTCCAGCCCCAACAACCATTCCCCCAACAACCACAACAACCATTCCCCCAGACTCAACAACCACAACAACCATTTCCCCAGCAACCACAACAACCATTTCCCCAGACTCAACAACCCCAACAACCATTTCCCCAACAACCACAACAACCATTCCCCCAGACTCAACAACCCCAACAACCATTTCCCCAGCTCCAGCAACCACAACAACCTTTTCCCCAGCCCCAACAACAATTACCGCAGCCCCAACAACCGCAACAATCATTCCCCCAACAACAACGGTCATTCATTCAACCATCTCTACAACAACAGTTGAACCCATGCAAGAATATCCTCTTGCAACAATGCAAACCTGCGTCATTGGTGTCATCCCTCTGGTCAATAATCTGGCCACAAAGCGATTGCCAAGTGATGCGGCAACAATGCTGCCAACAACTAGCACAGATTCCTCAACAGCTCCAGTGCGCAGCCATCCATAGCGTCGTGCATTCCATCAtcatgcagcagcagcaacaacaacaacaacaacaaggcaTGCATATCTTTCTGCCACTATCTCAGCAGCAACAGGTGGGTCAAGGTTCTCTAGTCCAAGGCCAGGGCATCATCCAACCACAACAACCAGCTCAATTGGAGGCGATCAGATCATTGGTATTGCAAACTCTTCCATCCATGTGCAACGTGTATGTCCCACCAGAGTGCTCCATCATGAGGGCACCATTTGCCAGCATAGTCGCGGGCATTGGTGGCCAATGA